A region of Candidatus Cloacimonadota bacterium DNA encodes the following proteins:
- the folE2 gene encoding GTP cyclohydrolase FolE2: MNIPDLQSQPDSRRIGIDKVGVKGIRYPIVVDDRDHKLQSTIGEFNIYVDLHHSKRGTHMSRFLEVLNRYHRDAIIGQLDKLLLELKSSLKADAAYIDILFPYFLRKRAPVSGISSLMDYQCFFHASYAEDYKLWIGAVVPVTALCPCSKEISEAGAHNQRSLVTIKLRYTGFVWLEELIAIAEEASSCPVYPLLKRRDEKYVTETAYARPRFVEDIVREVTQRLESDPRVLEFYVEADNFESIHNHNAYAMVYRLGRA, translated from the coding sequence ATGAACATCCCCGACCTCCAGTCCCAGCCAGACTCCCGCCGCATCGGCATCGACAAGGTGGGCGTGAAGGGCATCCGCTATCCCATAGTGGTGGACGACCGCGACCACAAGCTGCAGTCCACCATCGGCGAATTCAACATCTATGTGGACCTTCACCACAGCAAGCGCGGAACCCACATGTCCCGCTTTCTGGAAGTTTTAAACCGCTATCACCGCGACGCCATCATCGGCCAGTTGGACAAACTCCTGCTGGAGCTGAAATCCTCTCTCAAAGCCGACGCCGCCTACATCGACATCCTTTTCCCCTATTTCCTGCGGAAGCGGGCCCCGGTCTCCGGGATCAGTTCCCTGATGGATTACCAGTGCTTCTTTCATGCTTCCTATGCGGAGGATTACAAGCTCTGGATCGGCGCTGTGGTGCCAGTCACCGCGCTCTGTCCCTGCTCGAAGGAGATCTCGGAAGCCGGGGCGCACAACCAGCGCTCGCTGGTGACCATCAAGCTGCGCTACACTGGATTCGTCTGGCTGGAAGAGCTGATCGCCATCGCCGAGGAAGCGTCCAGTTGCCCCGTCTATCCCCTGCTGAAGCGCCGGGACGAAAAATACGTTACCGAAACCGCTTACGCCAGGCCCCGCTTCGTGGAGGACATCGTGCGCGAGGTCACCCAAAGGCTGGAATCCGATCCCCGGGTGCTGGAGTTTTACGTGGAAGCCGACAACTTTGAATCCATCCACAACCACAACGCCTACGCGATGGTCTATCGCCTGGGGCGTGCTTGA
- a CDS encoding FAD:protein FMN transferase encodes MTKKDIISLILLLAVIAYGAWTWFNRSYRDTRLDQDLLDTVVTISAKSQSKNVGAQIDSVFAYMHTLEAKFNDYDPTSWVSKVNTANGKAVPMDPDAYELLCLADSLYQLAGGAFDITIKPLYDLWGFNRPIPPNDSLTQMPPDSLVIRETLKNMGFNRVRFNQKRIILPRGMQITFGALAKGYVLDKARDYMAAGKFISGQIDCTSSMSFFGQPLAQIVSVRHPRANQQLQTIGSFKIRDGSLSTSGDYQQYFEYENRRYHHILHPKTGYPVENVFSVTVIHPSAAWADGLSTALFLLPPETAIEKLKRYPESNAVIFYQANGEIVSLKSLGMKDLEWHDEG; translated from the coding sequence TTGACCAAAAAGGATATCATCTCCCTGATCCTGTTGCTGGCCGTGATCGCCTACGGGGCATGGACCTGGTTCAACCGCTCCTACCGCGACACCAGGCTGGACCAGGACCTGCTGGACACCGTGGTGACCATTTCTGCGAAATCCCAGAGCAAAAACGTGGGTGCCCAGATCGATTCTGTTTTCGCCTACATGCACACCTTGGAAGCCAAATTCAACGATTACGACCCCACCAGTTGGGTCTCGAAAGTCAATACTGCCAACGGCAAAGCCGTGCCCATGGACCCCGACGCCTACGAACTCCTCTGCCTGGCGGACAGCCTTTACCAGCTTGCCGGCGGGGCTTTCGACATCACCATCAAACCTCTGTACGACCTCTGGGGATTCAACCGGCCCATCCCGCCAAACGACTCCCTAACGCAAATGCCGCCGGATTCCCTGGTTATCAGGGAAACGCTGAAGAACATGGGTTTCAACAGGGTGCGCTTCAACCAAAAGAGGATCATCCTGCCCCGCGGCATGCAGATCACCTTCGGTGCCCTGGCCAAGGGTTACGTGCTGGACAAGGCCCGGGACTACATGGCCGCGGGCAAGTTCATCAGCGGACAGATAGACTGCACCAGCAGCATGAGCTTTTTCGGCCAGCCGCTGGCCCAGATCGTCAGTGTGCGCCATCCGCGGGCGAACCAGCAGCTGCAAACCATCGGCAGCTTCAAGATCCGCGACGGCTCCCTGAGCACTTCCGGGGATTATCAGCAGTATTTTGAATATGAGAACCGCCGCTATCACCACATCCTGCACCCCAAAACCGGGTATCCGGTGGAAAACGTCTTTTCCGTTACCGTGATCCATCCTTCAGCCGCCTGGGCGGACGGCCTTTCCACCGCGCTCTTCCTGCTGCCGCCGGAAACCGCGATCGAAAAGCTGAAGCGTTATCCCGAAAGCAACGCGGTGATCTTTTACCAGGCCAACGGCGAGATCGTTTCCCTGAAGAGCCTGGGCATGAAAGACCTGGAATGGCACGACGAAGGATGA